From Methylococcus capsulatus:
ACTGGGAGAATTCCCAAGGCTGCAAAGGGGACCGCACCCACGGGCAACCCCCAAATTGACGCCGGCGGGGCAGTTCGTCCCGCTAGGACTCGGTTCCCTGATCACAACGCCTCCCGATATTCTTTTCAGTTTGCATGCGAGCCTGCCGTATATCAGAAAGATAACGGGCCCTGAAGGCTTGCCTGAAACCGGGACCACTGTCTTACCCCGCAGGATGGCCAGCAGATTGGTGTTGAACCCGGTCGAGAATGTCGGCCGGCCTCGTGCGGATTCCAGCAGCGACAGACAGTTCGAAATGCCCGCCGCCGCTCCATTGAGCTGCAAGCCGACGCAACTGCCGGTACCGTCACAATGACGTACCGTACTGATCATGGGGTGGTGACCATTCTGCCTCTGCGACACCTGCCGCCGGTCATGCGGCTAACCGAATGACCGCGGAGAACTCGGTTCATGACGAGCCTTGCCTCATGCTCAATTTACACCAAGATCATTTCCATGGCCCGGGGAGTGGATAATTCGAAACCTATCACTATGCTCCAAATCAGAGCATGCAAGGCAATGATTGCTCTGAAAATGATCTGAAACCGTGACTTCCTGAGCTTGTGCCGGTATTCCCGCTGGGCGATCAAGGCCCCCGGCCAGCCGCCGAACAGGGCGAACAGATGCAGATAGGTTTCAGGCACCCGCCAGTGCCCGGTGATCGAGGAGCGCTTGTCCAGCCCATAGAGGAAAAGCGTGATGGCGCTGATGAACACGTACATCAAGAGAGGAACGGGGTTGCCCACGCTCCACAGCAGCCAGGTCGACAACAGGAAGGGAAGGCCGACGACGCCGTTGACGTAAGGCGAGCGTTCCAGGGGTTTGACCTTGATGGGACCGAAACGCGGTGGGGCGTACTTGATCCCCTCGATTGCGGCGTGCCGCAGCCGCTCCCGGCCATCGGCCTCGGTCTCGATGCGGTAATGCACGATATCTCCAACCTGGGGCCGGCGGCTCATACCCTTTTTGAAAGCGCTGATGTGGATGAAGAGATCACGCTCGCCTGCGAAGGGGCGGATGAAGCCGAACCCCTTTTCATCCTGCCAGACCACCAGCTCACCGACCTGGAATGGCGATAGCTTCCCCATGTGCGCACCCTGCCTGATTGTTTTTGTCGTCCGGCCTCCCCCGCAGACCAATCGCTTATTGTAATCGGTCGCGCACGGGAAAAATCAGCGGGGCACCTGTCGGTTGATCATCCAGTAGACGACGGGGACGACCCACAGGGTGAACAGAGTAGAGGCGAAGATGCCGAAAATGAAACTCCAAGCCAGACCGGAGAAGATCGGATCCAGGGTGATGACAAAGGAGCCGAACATAGCGGCGCCAGCGGTGAGGAAGATAGGTCTAAGGCGAGTGGCACCGGCTTCGACCAGTGCATCGAACAGCGGCCTGCCTTGCTCCCTCAAGCGCTCGATGAAGTCGATGAGGATGATGGAATTGCGCACCACGATACCGGCCAGGGCGATCATGCCGATCATGCCGGTGGCGGTGAATAGGATGGGATTGTCGTAGCCGGCTACCGGCGAAGTAAACAGCAGGTTCAGCAGCCAGAATCCGGGCATGATGCCGATGATGGTCAGTGGTATGGCCACCATGATGACCAGGGGCATGCCAAGCGAACCGGTCTGAGCCACCAGCAGCACATAGATCATCACTAGCGCGGCGCCGAAGGCCAGCCCCAGGTCTCGGAACACATCGACGGTGATCTTCCATTCCCCTTCCCCAGCCAGGTCGACCTTGTAGCCCGCAGGCAACGGCCTGGCCTTCTCGATGTCGCCCCAGTCCAGCACCGCTTCGACCGGGGTGCGGCCGGCCATTTCGGCGGTGACGTAATTCAGGCGGAGCAGATTCTTGTGGTAGATGACCCGGTCGGCCTGGTCCTCGACCAAGGTCCCGAGCTCGCCAAGCGGCACGAGCCGGCCGTCCGCTCCCCTCACCTCGAGCGTCATGAGTTCGGCCATGGACGATCGCTCGGCGCGTGGTAGGCGGATTACGATTTCGAGCGGCTCCCGCTCTCCCCGTACATGCACGGTGCCGATGGGGTATCCGGCCGTCGCGGCTTGCAAAGCCTCAGCCAGCGCCGCCACGCTGAGTCCGTTGAGCGCTGCTTTGTCGCGATCGACCCGATAGCGGATCAGGGTCTTAGGCTCATCCACCAGATCGTCGACATCGACCATGCCGGCGATGCCGGCGATGTCGTCCCGCACCCGTTCGGTCACCCGCTCCAGCTCGGCGGGTTCGGCGTTGAGTGGCCCGTAGACTTCGGCGACGAAAGTAGAGAGCACCGGTGGCCCGGGCGGGGTTTCCACGATCTTGGCCTTGGCCCCGAAGCGCGCGGCGATGCGCTCCACCTCCGGGCGTAGCCGCAGCGCAATCTCGTGCGACTGCTGCTCACGCCGCTCCTTCGGCAGCAGACTGATGCGGATTTCGCCGACGTGGCCGCCTCGACGCAGGTAGTAATGACGCACCATGCCGTTGAAATCCATGGGCGAGGCCAGGCCCACATAAGTTTCGAAATCGGTGACTTCGTTGACCCGCGCCAGGTATTCGCCCAGCGCCCGCGCCACGGCGTCGGTGCGTTCGAGGCTGGCATCGCGCGGCATGTCGATCACCAGTTGCAGCTCGTTCTTGTTGTCGAATGGCAGCAGCTTCAGCGGCACCACCCGCGTTACGGCGAGCAGGCTCGACGCCACCAGGGCACCGACCATCAGCCAGATGAACAGCTTGGCGCGTCCGGGCCGCAACACCAAAGCGCCGAGGGTGCGGTGGTAGAACTTGTAAATGGGGCTGTCCTGCAGAGAATACGCGGCCTCGCCCGTGCCATATTCGCTCTTCAGCAGGTAATAGCTGGCCCAGGGGGTGACGGTAAAGGCGACCAGCAGTGACATCAGCATGGCGATCGGCACGTTGAAGGCCATCGGCGCCATGTAGGGCCCCATCATGCCGGTGATGAAGAACATCGGCAGGAACGAGACGATGACGGTGAATGTCGCGAAGATGGTTGGCGGCCGGACTTCGTCCACCGCGGTGATCGCGGCCTCCAGGGGTGGTTCGCGGCGCAGCTTGAAATGGCGGAAGATGTTCTCGACGTCGACGATGGGATCGTCCACCAGAAGGCCCAGCGAGAGAATCAGGGCGAACAGGGTGACGCGGTTGATGGTGTAGCCGAAGACGAGGTCGAACAGCAGGGTGATACCCAGCGTCATCGGCACCGCCAGCGCGACGATGAAGGCTTCCTTCGGCCCCAGCGCGAAAGCCAGCAGCACGATGATGGTGACGATGGCGATGAAGAGATGCTTCACCAACTCGTTGACCTTATGGTTCGCGGTCTCACCATAATCGCGCGAGATCGTCACGGTCACGTCTTCCGGGATGAGCGTGCCGTAAAGGCCCTTCACCTCCTCGATGACCCGCTCACTCACGCTGACCGCGTTGGCGCCACGGCGCTTGGCGACGGCCAGAGTCACGGCCTGGCGCTCCTCGCCGGGGCGGGCGACGGCGTTCTGGCCGACCGACCGGCTCTCCGCCGCTGCGGCACCGAAGCCGATGCGGGTGTAGCTTTCGACCTCGGCCGGCCCGTCGATCACCTCGGCCACCTCGCGCAGCCGCACCACCCGGCCGTCACGGTGACCGACGGCGGTGTCCGCGACCTCGCCGGCGGAGGCGTAATGCGGGCCGGCTTCCAGGTCGACGCTGCGATTGGCGCGGTCGAAGCTCCCGGCTTCCAGCTTGACGTTGGCGCCCCGCAATGCCTGCATCAGGCTGCCGAGATCCAGACCATGGGCCGCCAACCGGGCCGGGTCCGGATGGATCCGCACCGTCCGCCGCTGACCGCCGACTACGTAGATCCGGCCGGTATCCTCCCGAGAAGACAGCTTGTCCTTCATCTCGTCGGCCAGGCGCCGCAGCGTCGCCGCATCGTACAACGGATTGGACGAAGACAGGGTGAAGGTGAGGATGGGAACGTCGTCGATTTCCACCGGCTTGACCAGCCAGGACTCGACGATGGAAGGAATGGCGTCCTTGTTCGACATCAGCTTGCTCCACACCTTGAGCAGACTGTCCTCCCGGTCTTCACCGACGTAGAAACGCACCGTCACCATGGCCTCCCCGGCGCGGGAGGCGGAATAGACGTACTCCACCCCGTCGATCTCCCGCAGCCGGCTCTCCAGGGGCGTCGCCACCAGCTTCTCGACCTCTTCGGCCGAAGCACCCGGCGCACTGATGAAGACGTCCGCCACCGGGACCACGATCTGCGGCTCCTCTTCCCGGGGCGTCAGCAGCAAGGCCGCCGCCCCGAGCAGGAAAGAGGCGATGAGGAAGACCAGTGACAGCTTGGAAGTAATGAAAATGCGGACGATCGCCGCCGTCAGGCCCCGTTCGTCGTTGGATTTGGCCATGCGGGTTCTCCGGAACGGTCAGGGGCTCGGAATCTGGATGGTATCACCCGACTCCAGCCCCGCCAGGACTTCAAGCTGGCCATCGTGGGACCGACCGGTACGGATGTGGCGCAATACGGAACGGTCCTGTTCGACGAGGCGCACGCTCTCGATCTGGCCGATGCGCGTCACGGCAGCCGCGGGAATCAGCAGCACCTCACGCTGACCACAAGGCAGCTCCACACTGACATAGGCACCCGGCTGCCAGGCCGCGGCATCGGGCAGGCGCGCCTTGAACCAGACCGTACGGGTGGCCGGATCGGCTGCAGGGGCGAGTTCGTCCACCTCGACCGGATAGACCTGCTCGGGCGAGCCGCCCCGTGCCGTCAGTGGGACTCCGGCCCGCAGAGCCCCCGCGCAGCGCTCGGCGACCGCGCCTTCGATCCGCAGCCTGCCGCTTTCCTGCACCGTCAGCACCGGTATGCCGGGCATGGCGGTGTCGCCCCGGTCGAGTTCGCGCGACACCACGGTACCATCCACCGGCGACTTCAGTTCGGTCTCGCCAAACAGCGAACCGGCCTCAGCGATGGCATCCTGCGCCGCCTTCACCTGGGCGTTCGCGGCGCGGGCGGCGGCCTGGGCCGTTTCCAGAGTCTGGCGGGTGGCCGCTTCCTTGGCATAGAGGCTTTCGCTGCGGATCAGCTCGGCGCGGGCCCGCACTGCCTCGGCTTCGGCCGCAGCAAGCTGCGCCCTGGCCTGGCCGAGCCGGGCACCCAGCTCCTTGGCTTCCAGCCGCGCCAAGACTTCGCCCCGATGCACCCGGTCACCCACCCTGCGGGTGATCTCGGTGATACGCCCCGCGACTTTGGGCGAGATGCGCGCGACGACCCGGGCGGACACGGTAGCTGGCCAAGCGGACGTCTCCGCGATGGTCCGCGGCGCCAGTGTGTACCTCTGCCCCCTCACCGGTTCGGCCTGCTCCTCGGCCCGTAGCCCCGGCACCGCTTTACCGACGAAGCCGCCCTCCATCCAGATCAGCATCAGGACCAGGGCCGAGACGGCCACAGCGGCATACAACAGTGTCTTGCGGGAATTCGAACCGTGCGCTTGAGCGTGCATTGCTTTGTTCCTTCTATCGATCTAGCGCCAGAAACCCGAAGCCTTCTTCAGATTCGCCTCCGCGACTTCCACGGCATAGCGGGCGGCAATGGCGCGGGTCTGGGCCTGGGCGCGGTCGGCCTCGGCTTCGAGATAACGCGTCACCGTCGCCGCGCCTCCCCGGTATTGTTCATGCACCAGCCGCAGCGCTTCCTCCGCCGACCTGGCGCCCGCTTCCGCCGCGTCCTTGCGCGACAAGGCTTCCTCGAGCTGCAAATAGGCCTTGCGTACTTCCTCTTCGATTTCCAGCCGGGTGCGCATTTCCAGCGCCTGGGCTTCCGTCAGTCGCTTCTCGGCGGCGGAAATCCGGGCCGTGACCGCGCCGCCTGCGTAGAGATCGAGTTCGGCGCTGACACCCAGCGTGACGTTGCCCTGCTCCGTGGAAAAGCCGGGCGTCCGACTGTTCTGACCGTAGGCCGCAAAGGCATTGACTCTGGGCAACCGCGCGCCCCGCTCCATGTCGAGCTCGTGCTGACGCAGGGCAACCTGGCTGGTGGCCGCCTGCATTTCCGGCCGCTGAGACAGGGCCTGGGCCAGCACTTTTTCCATCCTCTCCCGGCCTGCGGCACCGCTGGCGGCCGGCTCCACCGCCTCCAGGCTGGCCGCCGATTCGCCACCGAGCAGGGTTTTGATGGCGGCGCGGGCGAGTTCGACCGAGTTCAGCGCGTGGGTTTCGTTTTCGCGGGACTGCGCCAGCCGGACTTCCAGCGAGAGCACGTCGGATTTGAGGCTGGAACCGGCCTGATACCGGTGGCGCGTGTGTTCGAGTTCGCTGGTGACCGCTTCCACCGATTTCTTCGAGACCTCGACCTGACGCGGCGCTTCGAGCAGCGCGTAATAGGCGGCGGTCACCGCCGCTGCCAGCTGGTTGCGCAGGGCCGAGTGCTCCAATTCCGCGACCTCGACGCCCAGTTCGGCCGCCTTCTTACGGTAATAGTCCTGGCCACCGCGAAAGATCGACCAGGTCGTGAACACCTCCGGGCGGAAGTTCTCGACATAGCCCGGATGGTTGATGTTCATGTCGAAATTGAAGCGGCGCTGGGCTACCACATAGGAGAACGCCAGTGCCGGATTGTCCGAATAGTCATAGCCGACGCGTGCGGTGAGGCGGGGATAAAACGCCGCAGCGGCTTCCTCGACGCTGGCCTGGGCCTGGCCCAGCCGGGCCTCGGCGGCATGGATGTCCGGATTCCTTTCCCAGGCCAGTTCGATGGCCTGCTGCAAGGTCAGCCGAGCCCCCCCGGCGGCGGGAAAAACCGGCGGACTCCCGAGCACCAGTGCCAATAGGACCGGAGAGAACCGCATCCGAAAACGGCCAGACCTGATTTCTATCGAATTCATGAGCGCAACGCTGCGTGTCGATGTCGACGGTTCCCGGCGGGAAATTCTTTATGAATGATAGCCAGTTCCACCGCGTGGAACTACCAGCCCCTTTGCCTGATCCGGGCTTGTTTTAAATTTTAGCATTTGCTAATATTCTCGACAAGCGGTCGGTATACGAGCAGAATTTCCAACCGATCGTCGACAGCGTTGCCCAACAACACCATCAAGTACGCAGAAGGACTGCGCGGGAGGAAAAACGCAATGGCTCGAATCGTCATACTCGGCGCCGGCATCGGCGGTATCCCCATGGCCCTGGAAATGAAGCACCTCGCCCGCAAAAAACAAGATGAGGTGGTGCTCATCTCCGACAGCCCCACCTTCCACTTCGTCCCCTCCAATCCCTGGGTCGCGGTCGGTTGGCGTAAGCCGGAGGACATCAAGGTCGAACTCGCCCCCATGCTGAAGAAACGCAAGATCGAGTTCATCCAGCAGAAGGCGACCAAGGTCGATCCGGCCAACAACCGCATCGAACTCGCCGACGGCAACTCCGTGAACTACGATTTCCTCGTCATCGCTACAGGCCCCCGCCTCGCATTCGACGAAGTGCCGGGCTTCGGCCCGCATGGCCACACCCAGTCGGTCTGCCACGTCGATCACGCCGCCGAAGCCCTGGAGTTCTGGGATGGCTTCGTCAAGGACCCCGGCCCGATCGTGGTCGGCTCGGTGCAGGGCGCCTCCTGCTTCGGCCCGGCCTACGAATACGCCTTCATCGCTGACACCGACCTGCGCCGCCGCAAGATCCGCGACAAGGTGCCGATGACCTTCGTCACCTCCGAACCCTATATCGGCCATCTCGGCTTGGGCGGGGTGGGCGACTCCAAGGGCCTCCTGGAAAGCGAGATGCGCGACCGCCACATCAAATGGATCACCAATGCCAAGGTCGACAAGATCGAGGAT
This genomic window contains:
- a CDS encoding efflux RND transporter permease subunit: MAKSNDERGLTAAIVRIFITSKLSLVFLIASFLLGAAALLLTPREEEPQIVVPVADVFISAPGASAEEVEKLVATPLESRLREIDGVEYVYSASRAGEAMVTVRFYVGEDREDSLLKVWSKLMSNKDAIPSIVESWLVKPVEIDDVPILTFTLSSSNPLYDAATLRRLADEMKDKLSSREDTGRIYVVGGQRRTVRIHPDPARLAAHGLDLGSLMQALRGANVKLEAGSFDRANRSVDLEAGPHYASAGEVADTAVGHRDGRVVRLREVAEVIDGPAEVESYTRIGFGAAAAESRSVGQNAVARPGEERQAVTLAVAKRRGANAVSVSERVIEEVKGLYGTLIPEDVTVTISRDYGETANHKVNELVKHLFIAIVTIIVLLAFALGPKEAFIVALAVPMTLGITLLFDLVFGYTINRVTLFALILSLGLLVDDPIVDVENIFRHFKLRREPPLEAAITAVDEVRPPTIFATFTVIVSFLPMFFITGMMGPYMAPMAFNVPIAMLMSLLVAFTVTPWASYYLLKSEYGTGEAAYSLQDSPIYKFYHRTLGALVLRPGRAKLFIWLMVGALVASSLLAVTRVVPLKLLPFDNKNELQLVIDMPRDASLERTDAVARALGEYLARVNEVTDFETYVGLASPMDFNGMVRHYYLRRGGHVGEIRISLLPKERREQQSHEIALRLRPEVERIAARFGAKAKIVETPPGPPVLSTFVAEVYGPLNAEPAELERVTERVRDDIAGIAGMVDVDDLVDEPKTLIRYRVDRDKAALNGLSVAALAEALQAATAGYPIGTVHVRGEREPLEIVIRLPRAERSSMAELMTLEVRGADGRLVPLGELGTLVEDQADRVIYHKNLLRLNYVTAEMAGRTPVEAVLDWGDIEKARPLPAGYKVDLAGEGEWKITVDVFRDLGLAFGAALVMIYVLLVAQTGSLGMPLVIMVAIPLTIIGIMPGFWLLNLLFTSPVAGYDNPILFTATGMIGMIALAGIVVRNSIILIDFIERLREQGRPLFDALVEAGATRLRPIFLTAGAAMFGSFVITLDPIFSGLAWSFIFGIFASTLFTLWVVPVVYWMINRQVPR
- a CDS encoding NAD(P)/FAD-dependent oxidoreductase, which encodes MARIVILGAGIGGIPMALEMKHLARKKQDEVVLISDSPTFHFVPSNPWVAVGWRKPEDIKVELAPMLKKRKIEFIQQKATKVDPANNRIELADGNSVNYDFLVIATGPRLAFDEVPGFGPHGHTQSVCHVDHAAEALEFWDGFVKDPGPIVVGSVQGASCFGPAYEYAFIADTDLRRRKIRDKVPMTFVTSEPYIGHLGLGGVGDSKGLLESEMRDRHIKWITNAKVDKIEDGKMFVTEVDDDGKEKKKHELPFKHSMMIPAFTGIDAVRGIEGLVNPRGFVLVDEYQRNPTFKNVYSVGVCIAIPPLEQTPVPTGVPKTGYMIESMVTATAHNIRAELDGKEPSFKGTWAALCLADMGDTGAAFIAQPQIPPRNVTWAKKGRWVHLAKIAFEKYFIRKVRKGISEPIYERLGLKALGIVRLKN
- a CDS encoding TolC family protein, which translates into the protein MNSIEIRSGRFRMRFSPVLLALVLGSPPVFPAAGGARLTLQQAIELAWERNPDIHAAEARLGQAQASVEEAAAAFYPRLTARVGYDYSDNPALAFSYVVAQRRFNFDMNINHPGYVENFRPEVFTTWSIFRGGQDYYRKKAAELGVEVAELEHSALRNQLAAAVTAAYYALLEAPRQVEVSKKSVEAVTSELEHTRHRYQAGSSLKSDVLSLEVRLAQSRENETHALNSVELARAAIKTLLGGESAASLEAVEPAASGAAGRERMEKVLAQALSQRPEMQAATSQVALRQHELDMERGARLPRVNAFAAYGQNSRTPGFSTEQGNVTLGVSAELDLYAGGAVTARISAAEKRLTEAQALEMRTRLEIEEEVRKAYLQLEEALSRKDAAEAGARSAEEALRLVHEQYRGGAATVTRYLEAEADRAQAQTRAIAARYAVEVAEANLKKASGFWR
- a CDS encoding efflux RND transporter periplasmic adaptor subunit codes for the protein MHAQAHGSNSRKTLLYAAVAVSALVLMLIWMEGGFVGKAVPGLRAEEQAEPVRGQRYTLAPRTIAETSAWPATVSARVVARISPKVAGRITEITRRVGDRVHRGEVLARLEAKELGARLGQARAQLAAAEAEAVRARAELIRSESLYAKEAATRQTLETAQAAARAANAQVKAAQDAIAEAGSLFGETELKSPVDGTVVSRELDRGDTAMPGIPVLTVQESGRLRIEGAVAERCAGALRAGVPLTARGGSPEQVYPVEVDELAPAADPATRTVWFKARLPDAAAWQPGAYVSVELPCGQREVLLIPAAAVTRIGQIESVRLVEQDRSVLRHIRTGRSHDGQLEVLAGLESGDTIQIPSP
- a CDS encoding DUF1294 domain-containing protein — translated: MGKLSPFQVGELVVWQDEKGFGFIRPFAGERDLFIHISAFKKGMSRRPQVGDIVHYRIETEADGRERLRHAAIEGIKYAPPRFGPIKVKPLERSPYVNGVVGLPFLLSTWLLWSVGNPVPLLMYVFISAITLFLYGLDKRSSITGHWRVPETYLHLFALFGGWPGALIAQREYRHKLRKSRFQIIFRAIIALHALIWSIVIGFELSTPRAMEMILV